The Nitrospira sp. genome contains a region encoding:
- a CDS encoding IPT/TIG domain-containing protein: MTPRSLPSLIMISLLAIPFFPPGSFAEEGSVVDGAGYTLFETESIKGHDEQKLEKDPVCDSSRKPKIATVEPDEAKPGQTITIKGENFGTKDCFRGVAFSAAGSTKIDHKFVNDRTIEATVPDIQPGMSFIDVVAAGGNARSKAFLVQAK, from the coding sequence ATGACTCCCCGATCCCTGCCGTCCCTCATCATGATCTCGTTGCTGGCGATTCCCTTCTTTCCGCCCGGCTCATTCGCCGAAGAGGGGTCTGTCGTCGACGGCGCCGGATATACGTTGTTTGAGACGGAATCGATCAAGGGGCACGACGAGCAGAAACTCGAAAAGGATCCCGTCTGCGATAGTAGCAGGAAACCCAAGATCGCCACAGTGGAGCCGGACGAAGCCAAGCCAGGACAAACCATCACGATCAAGGGCGAAAACTTCGGCACGAAGGATTGTTTTCGTGGCGTGGCGTTCAGTGCGGCCGGTTCGACAAAGATCGATCATAAGTTCGTGAACGATCGGACGATCGAAGCCACGGTTCCCGATATACAGCCGGGCATGTCCTTCATCGATGTCGTCGCCGCCGGCGGCAACGCCCGTTCGAAAGCGTTTTTGGTGCAAGCCAAGTAG